In the genome of Candidatus Pristimantibacillus lignocellulolyticus, the window TCTACCAGCCATAATTTCATTGGCAGCTTGCATAATCATTGGTCCTAGCAATGGATTACATTCCACAATCAAATTAATTTTCCCTTCACTCATGGCCTCAAGTGCCTTTTGTGTTCCGTCAACTGAAATAATGACTATATCTACACCTGGCACTAGACCCGCTTCCTCAATAGCTTGAATTGCACCAAGTGCCATATCATCATTATGTGCATATAACACATCGGGTTGTTGTTCACTTTCCAAAAAAACCTTCATAACTTCTTTACCTTTTTCAGTCGTAAAATCTGCCGTCTCGGTAACGTAAAGTTCTAAGTTCGACTCGTTTTTAATCGTATCTCTAAACCCTTTTCCACGTTCTATGGAAGGAGTAGATCCGGTCGTACCTGCCAATTCAGCAATATATATAGTTTCTTTTCTTTTACTCATTTTATCGATTAAATACTTACCTGCTTTAACACCTTCGTCATAGAAATCAGATCCAATAAACGTAACAATTAACGAAGAATCTTCAACATCTACAGCTCGATCAATTAATATAACTGGTATGCCAGCAGTATGAACTTCTTGAAGTATCGGTTCCCAACCGGTTTCCACAACA includes:
- a CDS encoding ABC transporter substrate-binding protein — its product is MKLLRHRNLLCSLVLLLLLSGCQAGQSMVNNITNNMPIVINEIEEDVEIDKPIVLGFSQLGSESKWRLANTESIEAAASEMGIELILENAEQSQERQFEAIRSFIEQKVDIIAFAPVVETGWEPILQEVHTAGIPVILIDRAVDVEDSSLIVTFIGSDFYDEGVKAGKYLIDKMSKRKETIYIAELAGTTGSTPSIERGKGFRDTIKNESNLELYVTETADFTTEKGKEVMKVFLESEQQPDVLYAHNDDMALGAIQAIEEAGLVPGVDIVIISVDGTQKALEAMSEGKINLIVECNPLLGPMIMQAANEIMAGRTLPKRIIPPENVFTETMPLEEISKRKY